The following are encoded together in the Jannaschia sp. M317 genome:
- a CDS encoding DsbA family protein, with amino-acid sequence MAESRRNLLIGALAIAGGYAALRFGPPAVAEIFAGDLEFEPVARPAGFRRIAGGDSSTGFDLFLGLDDDPGLDTGAALERVSAQPCEALYGDDRDPDVVPMASFSDYNCPYCRALTIRLSEIEAASVGRVRISWHELPLLGEASMLAAQAALAAKRQGAYVAFHKRLMRSPFRTTPEYLKVLADDLGVDKTRLLADMDGEDVRRELRESSALAELFAFVGTPALVVGRTVVQGEISDARLERLIARERADGPIEACA; translated from the coding sequence TTGGCGGAATCACGACGTAACCTGCTGATCGGCGCGCTGGCGATCGCGGGTGGATATGCGGCGCTGAGGTTCGGACCGCCGGCGGTGGCCGAGATCTTCGCCGGGGATCTGGAGTTCGAACCGGTCGCGCGACCGGCCGGCTTCCGCCGGATCGCCGGCGGCGACAGTTCGACGGGGTTCGACCTGTTCCTCGGCCTTGACGACGATCCCGGCCTGGACACCGGCGCGGCCTTGGAGCGGGTGAGCGCACAGCCGTGCGAAGCGCTTTACGGCGACGACCGCGATCCGGACGTCGTTCCGATGGCGTCCTTCTCGGACTACAACTGCCCCTACTGCCGGGCGCTCACCATCCGGCTGTCGGAGATCGAGGCGGCCTCCGTCGGCCGCGTGCGCATCTCGTGGCACGAACTTCCCCTTCTGGGCGAGGCCTCGATGTTGGCCGCGCAGGCCGCGCTCGCCGCCAAGCGGCAGGGGGCCTATGTCGCGTTCCACAAGCGCCTGATGCGGTCGCCGTTCCGGACCACCCCGGAATACCTGAAGGTGCTGGCCGACGATCTGGGCGTCGACAAGACCCGACTGCTCGCGGACATGGACGGCGAAGACGTCCGGCGCGAGCTGCGAGAAAGCAGCGCCTTGGCCGAACTCTTTGCCTTCGTCGGCACGCCGGCCCTCGTGGTCGGCCGGACGGTCGTGCAGGGCGAGATCAGCGATGCGCGGCTGGAGCGGCTGATCGCGCGGGAACGGGCGGATGGCCCCATCGAGGCTTGCGCATGA
- a CDS encoding L,D-transpeptidase: protein MLTRRHFIGAAAALFSAPIAGPSLAQTLPVGVEGRAPISDRDMWKAWDAQVTPADYDPATSNPWGIDQRFLPRVVEAKPGLLPGDVHVDAVARYLYHIRPGGTAIRYGVAIARGDLYEPGIYAIRRKARWPVWRPTRNMIARDPEIYGQFAGGVDGGPLNPLGSRALYLYEGGRDTYLRIHGSPEARSIGGRASSGCVRMVMAHIIDLYDQVETGSTAFLYPPEDALAAT, encoded by the coding sequence ATGCTGACACGGCGACACTTCATCGGGGCGGCGGCTGCGCTGTTCTCCGCACCAATCGCGGGGCCGAGCCTCGCGCAGACCCTTCCCGTCGGCGTCGAGGGGCGCGCGCCGATCTCGGATCGGGACATGTGGAAGGCGTGGGACGCGCAGGTGACGCCGGCCGACTACGATCCTGCCACGTCCAATCCCTGGGGCATCGATCAGCGCTTCCTGCCCCGGGTCGTCGAGGCGAAGCCCGGCCTCCTGCCGGGGGACGTCCATGTCGACGCCGTGGCCCGGTACCTCTATCACATCCGCCCCGGCGGGACGGCCATCCGCTATGGCGTGGCCATCGCACGCGGCGATCTCTACGAACCGGGCATCTATGCCATCCGGCGCAAGGCGCGATGGCCCGTCTGGCGTCCGACGCGGAACATGATCGCGCGCGACCCGGAGATTTATGGACAGTTCGCGGGCGGCGTGGACGGTGGCCCGCTGAACCCGCTCGGATCCCGCGCGCTGTATCTCTACGAGGGCGGGCGGGACACCTACCTGCGGATCCACGGCTCGCCGGAGGCCCGGTCGATCGGCGGGCGGGCGAGTTCGGGCTGCGTGCGCATGGTCATGGCCCACATCATCGATCTTTACGATCAAGTCGAGACGGGATCGACGGCCTTCCTCTACCCGCCGGAGGACGCGCTCGCTGCGACCTGA
- a CDS encoding disulfide bond formation protein B, translating into MNRTSLHLGYTAAIGSAALLGGAYLYQLAGYLPCTMCIWQRYPHGVAIALGVVLLFLGRGRAILALGALAAMTTAGLGMFHTGVERGWWEGPSTCTGGASDLSAMTGADLLSFETAETLVLCDEVVWEFMSLSMASWNAILSVLLAAAWIAAFYLAGRSREA; encoded by the coding sequence ATGAACCGCACGTCTTTGCATCTTGGATACACCGCAGCGATCGGATCGGCGGCCCTGTTGGGGGGCGCGTATCTCTATCAGCTCGCAGGCTACCTGCCGTGCACCATGTGCATCTGGCAACGCTACCCGCACGGCGTGGCGATCGCGCTCGGCGTGGTGCTCCTGTTCCTGGGACGGGGGCGGGCGATCCTGGCGCTCGGGGCGTTGGCGGCGATGACGACAGCGGGCCTCGGCATGTTCCATACCGGGGTGGAGCGCGGCTGGTGGGAAGGTCCTTCCACCTGCACCGGCGGCGCGTCGGACCTCTCCGCGATGACCGGCGCCGATCTTCTTTCCTTCGAAACGGCCGAGACGCTCGTCCTTTGCGACGAAGTCGTCTGGGAGTTCATGTCGCTCTCGATGGCAAGCTGGAACGCCATTCTCAGCGTTCTCCTCGCCGCGGCGTGGATCGCGGCCTTCTACTTGGCGGGGCGTTCCAGAGAGGCATGA